One stretch of Thalassophryne amazonica chromosome 17, fThaAma1.1, whole genome shotgun sequence DNA includes these proteins:
- the morn5 gene encoding MORN repeat-containing protein 5 isoform X2, with protein sequence MEGKGEYTFPTGTKYVGEMKEGMFHGSGVLYFPNGSKYEATWENGRAHQGLLTFADGLQYQEYDWDYCDGYDRRFYSERCNGLRPAGESQLTDLHPPCVIPDGCYDCGEGFYDPSTRVVTAYTGAFLRLADNSEHTWIVQTCRKAQDVDVKPASTPTDNNTDV encoded by the exons ATGGAGGGAAAAGGAGAGTACACATTTCCCACAGGAACCAAGTATGTGGGAGAGATGAAAGAGGGGATGTTCCATGGAAGTGGAGTGCTGTACTTTCCAAATGGAAGCAAATATGAAGCCACTTGGGAGAATGGCAGAGCCCATCAG GGGCTGCTCACCTTTGCGGATGGTCTGCAGTACCAGGAGTACGACTGGGATTACTGTGACGGTTACGACAGGCGCTTCTACAGCGAGAGGTGCAATGGGCTCAGACCTGCAG GAGAGTCTCAGCTAACAGATCTGCACCCTCCTTGTGTCATTCCTGATGGGTGCTATGATTGTGGGGAAGGTTTCTACGACCCCAGTACCAGAGTCGTCACTGCCTACACCGGCGCATTCCTCAGGCTTGCAG ATAACTCGGAGCATACATGGATTGTGCAGACTTGTCGAAAAGCTCAAGATGTGGATGTTAAACCTGCTTCAACACCTACAGATAACAATACAGACGTTTAa
- the morn5 gene encoding MORN repeat-containing protein 5 isoform X3 codes for MDVIGSTYKGQTKNGRMEGKGEYTFPTGTKYVGEMKEGMFHGSGVLYFPNGSKYEATWENGRAHQGLLTFADGLQYQEYDWDYCDGYDRRFYSERCNGLRPAGESQLTDLHPPCVIPDGCYDCGEGFYDPSTRVVTAYTGAFLRLAGR; via the exons GATGGAGGGAAAAGGAGAGTACACATTTCCCACAGGAACCAAGTATGTGGGAGAGATGAAAGAGGGGATGTTCCATGGAAGTGGAGTGCTGTACTTTCCAAATGGAAGCAAATATGAAGCCACTTGGGAGAATGGCAGAGCCCATCAG GGGCTGCTCACCTTTGCGGATGGTCTGCAGTACCAGGAGTACGACTGGGATTACTGTGACGGTTACGACAGGCGCTTCTACAGCGAGAGGTGCAATGGGCTCAGACCTGCAG GAGAGTCTCAGCTAACAGATCTGCACCCTCCTTGTGTCATTCCTGATGGGTGCTATGATTGTGGGGAAGGTTTCTACGACCCCAGTACCAGAGTCGTCACTGCCTACACCGGCGCATTCCTCAGGCTTGCAG GGAGGTGA
- the morn5 gene encoding MORN repeat-containing protein 5 isoform X1 translates to MDVIGSTYKGQTKNGRMEGKGEYTFPTGTKYVGEMKEGMFHGSGVLYFPNGSKYEATWENGRAHQGLLTFADGLQYQEYDWDYCDGYDRRFYSERCNGLRPAGESQLTDLHPPCVIPDGCYDCGEGFYDPSTRVVTAYTGAFLRLADNSEHTWIVQTCRKAQDVDVKPASTPTDNNTDV, encoded by the exons GATGGAGGGAAAAGGAGAGTACACATTTCCCACAGGAACCAAGTATGTGGGAGAGATGAAAGAGGGGATGTTCCATGGAAGTGGAGTGCTGTACTTTCCAAATGGAAGCAAATATGAAGCCACTTGGGAGAATGGCAGAGCCCATCAG GGGCTGCTCACCTTTGCGGATGGTCTGCAGTACCAGGAGTACGACTGGGATTACTGTGACGGTTACGACAGGCGCTTCTACAGCGAGAGGTGCAATGGGCTCAGACCTGCAG GAGAGTCTCAGCTAACAGATCTGCACCCTCCTTGTGTCATTCCTGATGGGTGCTATGATTGTGGGGAAGGTTTCTACGACCCCAGTACCAGAGTCGTCACTGCCTACACCGGCGCATTCCTCAGGCTTGCAG ATAACTCGGAGCATACATGGATTGTGCAGACTTGTCGAAAAGCTCAAGATGTGGATGTTAAACCTGCTTCAACACCTACAGATAACAATACAGACGTTTAa